The Rhinopithecus roxellana isolate Shanxi Qingling chromosome 13, ASM756505v1, whole genome shotgun sequence genome contains a region encoding:
- the NCOA6 gene encoding nuclear receptor coactivator 6 isoform X3 has translation MVLDDLPNLEDIYTSLCSSTMEDSEMDFDSGLEDDDTKSDSILEDSTIFVAFKGNIGDKDFKWKLDAILKNVPNLLHMESSKLKVQKVEPWNSVRVTFNIPREAAERLRILAQSNNQQLRDLGILSVQIEGEGAINLALAQNRSQDVRMNGPIGAGNSVRMEVGFPMAGGPGIIRMNNPATVMIPPGGNVSSSMMAPGHNPELQPRTPRPASQSDAMDPLLSGLHIQQQSHPSGSLAPPHHPMQPVSVNRQMNPANFPQLQPQQQQQQQQQQQQQQQQQQQQQQQQQQLQARPPQQHQQQQPQGIRPQFTSPTQVPVPPGWNQLPSGALQPPPAQGSLGTMTANQGWKKAPLPGPMQQQLQARPSLATVQTPSHPPPPYPFGSQQASQAHTNFPQMSNPGQFTAPQMKSLQGGPSRVPTPLQQPHLTNKSPASSPSSFQQGSPASSPTVNQTQQQMGPRPPQNNPLPQGFQQPVSSPGRNPMVQQGNVPPNFMVMQQQPPNQGPQSLHPGLGAGQANPNFMQGQVPSTTATTPGNSGAPQLQANQNVQHAGGQGAGPPQNQMQVSHGPPNMMQPSLMGIHGNMNNQQAGSSGVPQVNLSNMQGQPQQGPPSQLMGMHQQIVPSQGQMVQQQGTLNPQNPMILSRAQLMPQGQMMVNPPSQNLGPSPQRMTPPKQMLSQQGPQMMAPHNQMMGPQGQVLLQQNPMIEQIMTNQMQGNKQQFNTQNQSSVMPGPAQIMRGPTPNMQGNMVQFTGQMSGQMLPQQGPVNNSPSQVMGIQGQVLRPPGPSPHMAQQHGDPATTANNDVSLSQMMPDVSMQQTNMVPPHVQAMQGNSASGNHFSGHGMSFNAPFSGAPNGNQMSCGQNPGFPVNKDVTLTSPLLVNLLQSDISAGHFGVNNKQNNTNANKPKKKKPPRKKKNSQQDLNTPDTRPAGLEEADQPPLPGEQGINLDNSGPKLPEFSNRPPGYPSQPVEQRPLQQMPPQLMQHVAPPPQPPQQQPQPQLPQQQQPPPPSQPQSQQQQQQQQMMMMLMMQQDPKSVRLPVSQSVHPPRGPLNPDSQRMPMQQSGSVPVMVSLQGPASVPPSPDKQRMPMPVNTPLGSNSRKMVYQESPQNPSSSPLAEMASLPEASGSEAPSVPGGPSNMPSHVVLPQNQLMMTGPKPGPSPLSATQGATPQQPPVNSLPSSHGHHFPNVAAPTQTSRPKTPNRASPRPYYPQTPNNRPPSTEPSEISLSPERLNASIAGLFPPQINIPLPPRPNLNRGFDQQGLNPTTLKAIGQAPSNLTMNPSNFATPQTHKLDSVVVNSGKQSNSGATKRASPSNSRRSSPGASRKTTPSPGRQNSKAPKLTLASQTNAALLQNVELPRNVLVSPAPLANPPVPGSFPNNSGLNPQNPTVSVAAVGGVVEDNKESLNVPQDSDCQNSQGRKEQVNIELKAVPAQEVKMVVPEDQSKKDGQPSDPNKLPNVEESKNLVSPAMREAPTSLSQLLDNSGAPNVTIKPPGLTDLEVTPPVVSGEDLKKASVIPTLQDPSSSKESSNSLNLPHSNEPCSTLGHPELSEVSSNVAPSIPPVMSRPVSSSSISTPLPPNQITVFVTSNPITTSANTSAALPTHLQSALMSTVVTMPNVGSKVMVSEGQSAAQSNARPQFITPVFINSSSIIQVMKGSQPSTIPAAPLTTNSGLMPPSVAVVGPLHIPQNIKFSSAPVPPNAPSSSPAPNIQTGRPLVLSSRATPVQLPSPPCTSSPVVPPHPPVQQVKELNPDEASPQVNTSADQNTLPSSQSTTMVSPLLTNSPGSSVNRRSPVSSSKGKGKVDKIGQILLTKACKKVTGSLEKGEEQYGADGETEGQGLDTTAPGLVGTEQLPTELDSKTPTPPAPTLLKMTSSPVGPGTASAGPSLPGGALPTSVRSIVTTLVPSELISAVPTTKSNHGGIASEPLAGGLVEEKVGSHPELLPSIAPSQNLVSKETSTTALQTSVARPELEVNAAIVSGQSSEPKEIVEKSKIPSRRNSRTEEPTVASESVENGHRKRSSRPASASSSAKDITSAVQSKRRKSK, from the exons GAATAATAAGGATGAACAACCCTGCCACTGTTATGATACCCCCGGGTGGAAATGTGTCATCTTCCATGATGGCACCAGGCCACAATCCAGAGCTGCAGCCCAGGACTCCTCGCCCTGCTTCTCAGTCAG ATGCAATGGATCCACTCCTCTCTGGGCTCCATATACAGCAGCAAAGTCATCCCTCAGGATCTTTAGCTCCCCCACACCACCCAATGCAGCCTGTCTCTGTGAACAGACAAAtgaacccagctaattttccccAGCTGCAGccgcagcagcagcaacaacaacaacagcagcagcagcagcagcagcagcagcagcagcagcagcagcagcaacaacaacagttGCAGGCAAGACCCCCACAGCAGCATCAGCAACAACAACCACAGGGAATTCGACCCCAGTTTACTTCCCCAACTCAGGTGCCTGTTCCTCCAGGCTGGAACCAGCTGCCTTCTGGAGCCCTTCAACCTCCTCCAGCCCAGGGTTCTCTGGGCACAATGACTGCAAACCAAGGGTGGAAGAAGGCTCCCTTGCCTGGCCCAATGCAACAGCAACTCCAGGCAAGACCATCCTTAGCTACGGTACAGACgccttcccaccctccccctcCATATCCCTTTGGCAGCCAGCAAGCCTCACAAGCCCACACAAACTTTCCTCAGATGAGCAACCCAGGCCAGTTCACAGCTCCTCAGATGAAGAGTTTGCAGGGAGGGCCCTCTAGGGTCCCAACTCCCCTGCAGCAGCCCCACCTCACCAACAAGTCTCCtgcctcctcaccctcctccttccAGCAGGGATCCCCTGCATCCTCCCCAACGGTTAACCAAACTCAGCAGCAGATGGGACCAAGGCCACCTCAAAATAACCCACTTCCCCAGGGATTTCAGCAGCCTGTCAGCTCTCCGGGTCGGAATCCTATGGTTCAACAGGGAAATGTGCCACCTAACTTCATGGTGATGCAGCAGCAACCACCAAACCAGGGGCCACAGAGTTTACATCCAGGCCTAGGAG CAGGACAGGCCAATCCGAATTTTATGCAAGGTCAGGTGCCTTCGACCACAGCAACCACCCCTGGGAATTCAGGAGCCCCTCAGCTGCAAGCAAATCAAAATGTtcagcatgcag gtggtcAAGGAGCTGGTCCTCCTCAAAACCAGATGCAGGTGTCCCACGGGCCACCAAATATGATGCAGCCCAGCCTCATGGGAATTCATGGCAACATGAACAATCAGCAGGCTGGTAGTTCTGGGGTTCCACAAGTGAACCTCAGCAACATGCAAGGCCAGCCCCAGCAGGGCCCACCATCTCAACTGATGGGCATGCACCAGCAGATCGTGCCCTCCCAGGGCCAGATGGTCCAGCAACAAGGAACCTTGAACCCTCAGAACCCTATGATCCTTTCAAGGGCCCAGCTTATGCCACAGGGCCAGATGATGGTGAACCCTCCAAGCCAAAATCTTGGGCCCTCGCCCCAAAGGATGACCCCACCCAAGCAGATGCTTTCCCAGCAGGGCCCACAAATGATGGCGCCACATAACCAGATGATGGGGCCTCAGGGACAAGTTTTGCTCCAACAGAACCCAATGATAGAGCAGATCATGACCAATCAAATGCAGGGGAATAAGCAACAGTTTAACACTCAGAACCAATCCAGTGTCATGCCGGGACCAGCCCAGATAATGAGGGGACCAACTCCGAACATGCAAGGAAATATGGTGCAGTTTACAGGACAGATGTCAGGACAGATGTTGCCCCAGCAAGGGCCTGTGAACAACAGTCCATCTCAGGTTATGGGGATTCAGGGGCAGGTCCTGCGGCCACCAGGGCCCAGCCCACACATGGCCCAGCAGCATGGTGATCCTGCTACTACGGCAAATAATGATGTCAGTTTGTCTCAGATGATGCCTGATGTTAGCATGCAACAAACCAACATGGTCCCCCCTCATGTGCAGGCCATGCAGGGAAACAGTGCCTCGGGAAACCACTTCTCAGGCCATGGGATGTCTTTCAATGCGCCTTTCAGTGGAGCTCCCAATGGAAATCAGATGTCCTGTGGTCAAAATCCAGGCTTCCCAGTCAATAAGGATGTCACGCTAACGAGCCCATTGTTGGTCAACTTATTGCAGAGTGATATCTCTGCAGGCCATTTTGGGGTAAACAATAAGCAAAATAATACCAACGCAAATAAACCAAAGAAGAAGAAACCCCCTcggaagaagaaaaacagtcaGCAAGATCTAAA cacccCAGATACTCGTCCAGCTGGTCTGGAAGAGGCTGATCAGCCACCATTGCCTGGAGAACAAGGAATTAACTTGGATAACTCAGGCCCTAAACTGCCAGAATTTTCAAACCGGCCACCAG GTTATCCTTCTCAACCAGTTGAACAGAGGCCACTTCAGCAGATGCCTCCTCAACTCATGCAGCATGTGGCACCCccaccacagccaccacagcagcagccacagccacaactgcctcagcagcagcagccaccacCTCCCAGTCAGCCACAGTCtcagcaacagcaacagcagcaacaaatgATGATGATGCTCATGATGCAGCAGGATCCCAAATCAGTTAGGCTTCCAGTCTCTCAAAGTGTCCATCCTCCAAGGGGCCCCCTGAACCCCGACTCCCAGAGAATGCCCATGCAGCAGAGTGGCAGTGTGCCTGTCATGGTCAGTCTGCAAGGACCTGCCTCTGTGCCACCATCACCTGATAAACAAAGAATGCCAATGCCTGTGAATACTCCTTTGGGAAGCAATTCAAGGAAAATGGTCTATCAGGAGAGCCCGCAGAATCCTTCGAGCTCGCCACTGGCAGAGATGGCCTCGCTCCCTGAAGCAAGTGGCAGTGAAGCACCATCTGTCCCAGGAGGCCCAAGCAACATGCCTTCACATGTAGTACTTCCCCAGAATCAGTTAATGATGACAGGGCCAAAACCTGGACCATCGCCCCTTTCAGCAACTCAAGGTGCAACTCCCCAGCAACCCCCTGTAAATTCCCTGCCCAGCTCTCATGGTCACCACTTTCCAAATGTGGCTGCGCCAACCCAGACATCTAGGCCCAAAACACCAAACAGAGCCAGCCCCAGACCCTATTATCCTCAGACACCCAACAACCGCCCTCCCAGCACAGAACCTTCAGAAATCAGTCTGTCACCAGAAAGACTCAACGCTTCCATAGCAGGACTCTTCCCTCCACAGATTAATATTCCTTTACCTCCTAGGCCAAATTTAAACAGGGGCTTTGATCAACAAGGCCTAAATCCAACAACTTTGAAGGCCATCGGGCAAGCACCTTCAAATCTTACCATGAATCCTTCCAATTTTGCTACCCCACAAACTCACAAATTAGATTCTGTGGTAGTGAATTCTGGAAAGCAGTCTAATTCTGGAGCAACAAAACGGGCAAGTCCAAGCAACAGTCGCAGGTCTAGTCCTGGGGCCAGTAGGAAAACAACTCCAAGCCCGGGGAGGCAAAATTCAAAAGCCCCTAAACTTACTCTGGCCTCTCAGACAAATGCAGCTCTGTTGCAGAATGTGGAGTTGCCGAGAAATGTATTGGTCAGTCCCGCTCCTCTGGCCAATCCCCCTGTACCTGGGAGCTTTCCTAACAACAGTGGGCTGAATCCTCAGAATCCTACTGTGTCTGTGGCTGCAGTTGGGGGTGTTGTTGAGGATAACAAGGAGAGCTTGAATGTGCCTCAGGACAGTGATTGCCAGAATTCCCAGGGTAGGAAGGAACAGGTAAATATTGAACTAAAAGCAGTCCCTGCCCAGGAAGTTAAAATGGTTGTCCCTGAAGATCAATCCAAAAAGGATGGGCAGCCTTCGGATCCTAACAAACTTCCCAATGTCGAAGAGAGCAAAAATTTGGTGTCTCCTGCTATGAGGGAAGCACCAACATCGTTAAGTCAACTTCTTGACAACTCTGGAGCTCCCAATGTGACGATTAAACCCCCTGGGCTTACAGATCTGGAAGTAACACCTCCAGTAGTTTCTGGGGAGGACCTCAAAAAAGCATCTGTCATTCCCACACTGCAGGATCCGTCTTCTTCTAAAGAATCCTCTAATTCCCTAAACTTACCTCACAGTAATGAGCCGTGTTCAACCCTTGGGCATCCCGAATTGAGTGAGGTCAGTTCTAACGTTGCACCAAGCATCCCTCCAGTAATGTCAAGACCTGTTAGCTCTTCCTCCATTTCCACTCCTTTGCCCCCAAATCAAATAACTGTATTTGTCACTTCCAATCCCATCACAACTTCAGCTAACACATCAGCAGCTTTGCCAACTCACTTGCAGTCTGCATTGATGTCAACAGTTGTCACAATGCCCAATGTGGGTAGCAAGGTTATGGTTTCTGAGGGACAGTCAGCTGCTCAGTCTAATGCCCGGCCTCAGTTCATTACACCTGTCTTTATCAATTCATCCTCAATAATTCAGGTTATGAAAGGATCACAGCCAAGCACAATTCCTGCAGCCCCACTGACAACCAACTCTGGCCTGATGCCGCCCTCTGTTGCAGTTGTTGGCCCTTTACACATACCTCAGAACATAAAGTTTTCTTCTGCTCCTGTACCGCCTAATGCTCCCTCCAGTAGTCCTGCTCCAAACATCCAGACAGGTCGACCTCTGGTCCTTAGCTCACGAGCCACCCCTGTTcagcttccttcccctccttgtACGTCTTCTCCAGTTGTCCCTCCTCATCCCCCTGTTCAGCAAGTGAAAGAATTGAATCCAGATGAGGCTAGCCCTCAGGTGAACACCTCAGCAGATCAGAACACACTTCCCTCTTCACAGTCAACCACAATGGTTTCTCCCCTTTTGACCAATAGTCCAGGGTCCTCTGTCAACCGGCGAAGCCCAGTCTCGTCTAGTAAGGGCAAAGGAAAAGTGGACAAAATTGGCCAAATTTTGTTGACCAAGGCGTGTAAGAAAGTTACAGGCTCTCTTGAGAAAGGGGAAGAACAATATGGTGCAGATGGAGAGACTGAAGGCCAAGGGCTAGACACCACAGCTCCGGGGCTCGTGGGAACAGAGCAGTTACCCACAGAGCTGGACAGTAAAACCCCAACGCCCCCAGCACCCACTCTGCTAAAAATGACCTCTAGCCCCGTGGGCCCGGGCACTGCCTCAGCAGGACCCAGCTTACCTGGCGGTGCTCTCCCCACCAGTGTACGCTCAATAGTAACCACTCTGGTACCCTCCGAGCTCATCTCCGCCGTACCGACCACAAAAAGCAATCATGGTGGCATAGCATCTGAGCCACTTGCGGGTGGCCTAGTGGAGGAGAAGGTGGGATCCCATCCAGAACTTCTACCCAGCATAG CCCCGTCGCAGAATTTAGTCTCAAAGGAAACTTCAACCACAGCACTGCAGACCTCTGTTGCCAGACCAG AGCTGGAGGTAAATGCTGCCATAGTCTCTGGACAAAG CAGTGAGCCCAAAGAGATAGTTGAAAAGTCCAAAATCCCGAGCAGAAGAAACTCCCGAACTGAAGAGCCAACTGTGGCTTCTGAAAGTGTGGAAAATGGACATCGTAAACGATCTTCTCGACCTGCGTCAGCCTCCAGCTCTGCTAAAG ACATAACCAGTGCGGTGCAATCCAAGCGAAGAAAATCCAAGTAA